Proteins encoded in a region of the Globicephala melas chromosome 1, mGloMel1.2, whole genome shotgun sequence genome:
- the LOC115859957 gene encoding glycine cleavage system H protein, mitochondrial-like, protein MALRLARSVRAAVCSLRAISAPNAPCPPRPWGLRAGAVRALRTDPVLLSGRKFTDKHEWVTTENGVGIVGISNFAQEALGDVVYCSLPEVGTKLNKQEEFGALESVKAASELYSPLSGEVTEINEALAENPGLVNKSCYEDGWLIKMTLSNPSELDELMSEEAYEKYIKSIEE, encoded by the coding sequence ATGGCGCTGCGACTGGCGCGGAGCGTGCGGGCCGCGGTCTGCAGCCTGCGCGCCATCTCTGCGCCCAACGCGCCCTGCCCGCCGCGGCCCTGGGGACTGCGGGCGGGTGCCGTCCGGGCGCTGCGCACCGATCCCGTTCTGCTGTCGGGTCGTAAATTCACAGACAAACATGAATGGGTAACAACAGAAAACGGTGTTGGAATAGTGGGAATCAGCAATTTTGCACAGGAAGCTTTGGGAGATGTTGTTTACTGTAGTCTGCCTGAAGTTGGGACAAAATTGAACAAACAAGAGGAATTTGGTGCTTTGGAAAGTGTGAAAGCTGCTAGTGAACTCTATTCTCCTCTATCAGGAGAAGTAACTGAAATTAATGAAGCTCTAGCAGAAAATCCAGGACTTGTCAACAAATCTTGTTATGAAGATGGTTGGCTGATCAAGATGACACTCAGTAACCCTTCAGAACTAGATGAACTAATGAGTGAAGAAGCAtatgagaaatacataaaatctatTGAGGAGTGA